One Vicia villosa cultivar HV-30 ecotype Madison, WI unplaced genomic scaffold, Vvil1.0 ctg.001916F_1_1, whole genome shotgun sequence genomic window carries:
- the LOC131637100 gene encoding pentatricopeptide repeat-containing protein At3g49740-like isoform X1: MKPWFSNQQILQLNHKLSHLTRTNQFSDSLKLFTKIHSSHFHKPDHYTLSTVITATANTRHVTTFGNQLHSFAIQTGLKAHSHVANSLLSLYSKAHDLISVQLVFEDVIYPDVYSWTTLLSAVTRLSHVDYALHVFDKLPKCYVAVWNAIITGCSDNGREDVGFKLFKDMFRMNVRPDNYTFATILSLCSLEDFDYGRHVHSVVFKTGLLVRTSVVNSLITMYSNCGCVDNAYQVFEETEGGVRDHVTYNAMIDGFVSVERFEDAFVMFRDMHRACICLTEVTFVSVLSSCCSLRVGCQAHALAIKIGFDDGYTAVDNATITMYSCFGEVNEARKVFERMEESRDLVSWNVMISMFFQENINEEAILTYMKMRREGIEPDEFTYGSLLAALDSLQMVEMFHSLLCKNGLIKVEVWNALISSYSRNGKIKCAFKIFSNLPNKSLISWNGIISGFLMNGCPVQGLEQFSALLNTNLKPNAYSLSLVLSICSFISAMGHGKQVHGYILRHGFDSEISLGNALVTMYSKCGSLDGSLSVFNAMVKRDTITWNAIISAYSQHGQGKEAVHCFEAMRISPENKPDQATFTAVLSACSHSGLVDDATRIFDIMVKVYGFVPSVDHFSCIVDMLGRSGYLDEAERVITDGYFGAHSNMCWSLFSACAVHGNLILGRKVARLLLEREHNNPSVYVLLSNICAEAGQWEEAAKLRDMMKQFGTTKQPGCSWIST, encoded by the coding sequence ATGAAACCCTGGTTTTCAAACCAACAAATCCTTCAACTCAACCACAAACTCTCACACCTCACCAGAACAAACCAATTCTCCGATTCCCTCAaactcttcactaaaatccacTCCTCCCACTTCCATAAACCAGATCACTACACCCTTTCAACCGTCATAACCGCCACCGCCAACACCCGCCATGTCACCACTTTCGGTAACCAGCTTCATTCCTTCGCTATTCAAACCGGCCTCAAAGCTCATTCCCACGTCGCCAATTCCCTCCTCTCCCTTTACTCCAAAGCCCATGACCTTATCTCTGTTCAACTCGTTTTTGAAGATGTTATATACCCAGATGTTTATTCATGGACCACCCTTTTATCTGCTGTCACTAGATTGAGTCATGTTGATTATGCACTTCATGTGTTTGATAAATTGCCCAAGTGTTATGTTGCTGTTTGGAATGCTATTATTACTGGATGCAGTGATAATGGACGTGAAGATGTTGGTTTTAAGTTGTTTAAAGATATGTTTAGGATGAATGTTAGGCCGGATAATTACACGTTTGCTACTATCTTGAGTTTGTGTTCTTTGGAGGATTTTGATTATGGAAGGCATGTTCATTCTGTTGTTTTCAAAACTGGGCTTTTGGTTAGGACTTCTGTGGTTAATTCTCTTATTACTATGTATTCTAACTGTGGATGTGTTGACAATGCTTATCAAGTGTTTGAGGAAACGGAAGGTGGGGTTCGCGATCATGTTACGTATAATGCAATGATTGATGGTTTTGTGAGCGTGGAAAGATTTGAAGATGCGTTTGTGATGTTTAGGGATATGCATAGGGCTTGTATTTGTTTAACTGAAGTTACTTTTGTGAGTGTGTTGAGCTCTTGCTGTTCTTTGAGAGTTGGGTGTCAAGCACATGCTTTGGCGATTAAGATAGGGTTTGATGATGGATATACTGCTGTCGACAATGCGACGATAACCATGTATTCATGCTTTGGGGAGGTGAATGAGGCTCGAAAAGTTTTTGAGAGAATGGAAGAAAGTAGGGATCTTGTTTCGTGGAATGTAATGATTTCGATGTTTTTTCAAGAAAATATTAATGAGGAAGCAATCTTGACCTATATGAAAATGAGGAGGGAAGGAATTGAACCAGATGAGTTTACTTATGGAAGCTTGCTAGCTGCATTGGACTCTCTACAAATGGTTGAGATGTTCCACTCCCTCCTTTGCAAAAATGGACTTATCAAAGTAGAAGTCTGGAATGCATTGATTTCTTCATATTCTAGAAATGGAAAGATAAAGTGTGCCTTTAAAATCTTCTCCAATCTTCCCAATAAAAGTTTGATATCCTGGAATGGTATCATATCTGGGTTCTTGATGAATGGATGCCCGGTGCAAGGGTTAGAGCAATTCTCTGCATTACTTAATACAAATCTCAAGCCAAATGCCTACTCCCTCAGTCTTGTTTTGAGCATCTGTTCTTTCATTTCAGCCATGGGTCATGGGAAACAGGTTCATGGTTATATACTACGGCACGGTTTTGATTCAGAAATCTCTCTGGGCAACGCACTGGTGACAATGTATTCCAAATGTGGATCTCTAGATGGGTCGTTGAGTGTATTTAATGCAATGGTCAAAAGAGATACAATCACTTGGAATGCTATCATATCTGCTTATTCACAGCATGGACAGGGTAAAGAAGCCGTGCACTGTTTTGAGGCAATGCGAATCTCCCCCGAAAACAAACCAGACCAGGCTACATTTACTGCGGTACTTTCAGCTTGCAGCCATTCAGGTTTAGTTGATGATGCTACCCGTATTTTTGATATCATGGTGAAAGTTTATGGATTTGTGCCAAGTGTGGATCATTTTTCTTGCATAGTTGATATGTTGGGTCGCAGTGGTTACCTTGATGAGGCAGAAAGAGTAATTACAGATGGATATTTTGGAGCACACTCCAATATGTGCTGGTCATTGTTCAGTGCTTGTGCAGTTCATGGTAATTTAATATTAGGAAGAAAGGTTGCTAGACTTCTCTTAGAAAGAGAACATAACAACCCGTCAGTTTATGTGCTTTTATCAAATATATGTGCAGAAGCAGGTCAGTGGGAAGAAGCAGCTAAACTGAGAGATATGATGAAACAATTTGGGACGACAAAACAACCTGGCTGCAGTTGGATATCAACCTAA
- the LOC131637126 gene encoding zinc finger A20 and AN1 domain-containing stress-associated protein 8-like yields MESHDETGRPILCVNNCGFFGRAETMNMCSKCYKDTLLNKEQDKLVAASVESLVSGSSTKEVVNNGAIDLQVGNVEVKTKTVGAEISGDSSSSETLETKVKTGPSRCGTCRKRVGLTGFTCKCGNLFCAMHRYSDKHDCPYDYQAVGRDAIAKSNPVIKADKLDKF; encoded by the coding sequence ATGGAGTCTCATGATGAAACAGGACGCCCCatactttgtgttaacaattgtGGCTTCTTTGGAAGGGCTGAAACCATGAATATGTGTTCCAAATGTTACAAAGACACCTTGTTGAATAAGGAACAGGACAAACTAGTGGCAGCATCGGTTGAAAGCCTTGTGAGTGGCAGTTCAACGAAAGAGGTTGTGAACAATGGTGCTATTGATTTACAAGTTGGAAATGTCGAGGTCAAGACCAAGACGGTCGGTGCTGAGATTTCAGGAGATTCATCATCTAGTGAGACTCTCGAGACCAAAGTCAAGACAGGTCCAAGCAGATGTGGAACTTGCCGGAAGCGCGTAGGATTAACCGGTTTCACTTGCAAATGTGGAAACCTATTTTGTGCAATGCACCGATATTCTGACAAACATGATTGCCCGTATGACTACCAAGCTGTTGGTCGGGATGCTATTGCTAAGTCCAACCCTGTAATTAAGGCTGATAAGCTCGACAAATTCTAG
- the LOC131637100 gene encoding pentatricopeptide repeat-containing protein At3g49740-like isoform X2, protein MKPWFSNQQILQLNHKLSHLTRTNQFSDSLKLFTKIHSSHFHKPDHYTLSTVITATANTRHVTTFGNQLHSFAIQTGLKAHSHVANSLLSLYSKAHDLISVQLVFEDVIYPDVYSWTTLLSAVTRLSHVDYALHVFDKLPKCYVAVWNAIITGCSDNGREDVGFKLFKDMFRMNVRPDNYTFATILSLCSLEDFDYGRHVHSVVFKTGLLVRTSVVNSLITMYSNCGCVDNAYQVFEETEGGVRDHVTYNAMIDGFVSVERFEDAFVMFRDMHRACICLTEVTFVSVLSSCCSLRVGCQAHALAIKIGFDDGYTAVDNATITMYSCFGEVNEARKVFERMEESRDLVSWNVMISMFFQENINEEAILTYMKMRREGIEPDEFTYGSLLAALDSLQMVEMFHSLLCKNGLIKVEVWNALISSYSRNGKIKCAFKIFSNLPNKSLISWNGIISGFLMNGCPVQGLEQFSALLNTNLKPNAYSLSLVLSICSFISAMGHGKQVHGYILRHGFDSEISLGNALVTMYSKCGSLDGSLSVFNAMVKRDTITWNAIISAYSQHGQGKEAVHCFEAMRISPENKPDQATFTAVLSACSHSGLVDDATRIFDIMVKVYGFVPSVDHFSCIVDMLGRSGYLDEAERVITDGYFGAHSNMCWSLFSACAVHEAGQWEEAAKLRDMMKQFGTTKQPGCSWIST, encoded by the exons ATGAAACCCTGGTTTTCAAACCAACAAATCCTTCAACTCAACCACAAACTCTCACACCTCACCAGAACAAACCAATTCTCCGATTCCCTCAaactcttcactaaaatccacTCCTCCCACTTCCATAAACCAGATCACTACACCCTTTCAACCGTCATAACCGCCACCGCCAACACCCGCCATGTCACCACTTTCGGTAACCAGCTTCATTCCTTCGCTATTCAAACCGGCCTCAAAGCTCATTCCCACGTCGCCAATTCCCTCCTCTCCCTTTACTCCAAAGCCCATGACCTTATCTCTGTTCAACTCGTTTTTGAAGATGTTATATACCCAGATGTTTATTCATGGACCACCCTTTTATCTGCTGTCACTAGATTGAGTCATGTTGATTATGCACTTCATGTGTTTGATAAATTGCCCAAGTGTTATGTTGCTGTTTGGAATGCTATTATTACTGGATGCAGTGATAATGGACGTGAAGATGTTGGTTTTAAGTTGTTTAAAGATATGTTTAGGATGAATGTTAGGCCGGATAATTACACGTTTGCTACTATCTTGAGTTTGTGTTCTTTGGAGGATTTTGATTATGGAAGGCATGTTCATTCTGTTGTTTTCAAAACTGGGCTTTTGGTTAGGACTTCTGTGGTTAATTCTCTTATTACTATGTATTCTAACTGTGGATGTGTTGACAATGCTTATCAAGTGTTTGAGGAAACGGAAGGTGGGGTTCGCGATCATGTTACGTATAATGCAATGATTGATGGTTTTGTGAGCGTGGAAAGATTTGAAGATGCGTTTGTGATGTTTAGGGATATGCATAGGGCTTGTATTTGTTTAACTGAAGTTACTTTTGTGAGTGTGTTGAGCTCTTGCTGTTCTTTGAGAGTTGGGTGTCAAGCACATGCTTTGGCGATTAAGATAGGGTTTGATGATGGATATACTGCTGTCGACAATGCGACGATAACCATGTATTCATGCTTTGGGGAGGTGAATGAGGCTCGAAAAGTTTTTGAGAGAATGGAAGAAAGTAGGGATCTTGTTTCGTGGAATGTAATGATTTCGATGTTTTTTCAAGAAAATATTAATGAGGAAGCAATCTTGACCTATATGAAAATGAGGAGGGAAGGAATTGAACCAGATGAGTTTACTTATGGAAGCTTGCTAGCTGCATTGGACTCTCTACAAATGGTTGAGATGTTCCACTCCCTCCTTTGCAAAAATGGACTTATCAAAGTAGAAGTCTGGAATGCATTGATTTCTTCATATTCTAGAAATGGAAAGATAAAGTGTGCCTTTAAAATCTTCTCCAATCTTCCCAATAAAAGTTTGATATCCTGGAATGGTATCATATCTGGGTTCTTGATGAATGGATGCCCGGTGCAAGGGTTAGAGCAATTCTCTGCATTACTTAATACAAATCTCAAGCCAAATGCCTACTCCCTCAGTCTTGTTTTGAGCATCTGTTCTTTCATTTCAGCCATGGGTCATGGGAAACAGGTTCATGGTTATATACTACGGCACGGTTTTGATTCAGAAATCTCTCTGGGCAACGCACTGGTGACAATGTATTCCAAATGTGGATCTCTAGATGGGTCGTTGAGTGTATTTAATGCAATGGTCAAAAGAGATACAATCACTTGGAATGCTATCATATCTGCTTATTCACAGCATGGACAGGGTAAAGAAGCCGTGCACTGTTTTGAGGCAATGCGAATCTCCCCCGAAAACAAACCAGACCAGGCTACATTTACTGCGGTACTTTCAGCTTGCAGCCATTCAGGTTTAGTTGATGATGCTACCCGTATTTTTGATATCATGGTGAAAGTTTATGGATTTGTGCCAAGTGTGGATCATTTTTCTTGCATAGTTGATATGTTGGGTCGCAGTGGTTACCTTGATGAGGCAGAAAGAGTAATTACAGATGGATATTTTGGAGCACACTCCAATATGTGCTGGTCATTGTTCAGTGCTTGTGCAGTTCATG AAGCAGGTCAGTGGGAAGAAGCAGCTAAACTGAGAGATATGATGAAACAATTTGGGACGACAAAACAACCTGGCTGCAGTTGGATATCAACCTAA
- the LOC131637111 gene encoding chaperone protein dnaJ 6-like, with translation MGKNKKKRSRVSVSDDDEEIETDNNNDSNQNQNSLYQVLGVESTATQQEIKKAYHKLALRLHPDKNPGDEEAKAKFQQLQSVISILGDEQKRAMYDQTGSIEHADLAGDVVQNLHEYFRTMYKKVTEADIEEFEANYRGSDSEKSDLINLYKECKGNMSRLFCSMLCSDPKLDSHRFKDIIDEAIASGELKEKKAYKKWAKKISETKPPTSPLRRREKANKKPETDLYAIISKRQNERKGQLDSMFSSLISKYGGDHVPEPSEEEFEATRRKIESRREMESRRSSKKAKQK, from the exons ATGGGGAAGAACAAGAAGAAGAGAAGTAGGGTTTCCGTCTCCGACGACGACGAAGAAATTGAAACCGATAACAACAACGATTCCAATCAGAACCAAAACTCACTCTACCAG GTTCTCGGCGTGGAGAGTACAGCGACGCAACAGGAAATAAAGAAGGCGTATCACAAATTGGCGTTGAGGCTTCATCCTGATAAGAACCCTGGTGATGAG GAAGCTAAAGCTAAGTTTCAGCAATTGCAAAGTGTTATCTCAATTCTTGGAGATGAACAAAAACGGGCGATGTATGACCAGACTGGTTCTATTGAACATGCT GACCTTGCTGGAGATGTCGTTCAGAATCTTCACGAGTATTTCAGAACAATGTACAAGAAG GTCACTGAAGCTGATATTGAGGAGTTTGAAGCAAACTATAGGGGATCCGACTCTGAGAAAAGTGATTTGATTAATCTCTACAAGGAATGCAAGGGTAATATGAGCAG GTTATTCTGTTCAATGCTTTGTTCAGATCCTAAACTCGACTCACACCGGTTCAAGGATATTATTGATGAGGCCATAGCTTCTG GAGAATTAAAGGAAAAGAAAGCATACAAAAAATGGGCAAAGAAAATATCAGAAACCAAGCCACCAACTAGTCCTTTAAGAAGGAGGGAAAA AGCAAATAAGAAACCAGAAACAGATTTGTATGCCATCATATCAAAACGACAAAATGAGAGGAAAGGCCAGCTTGACTCTATGTTCTCGTCTTTAATTTCAAAATATGGTGGAGACCACGTGCCAGAACCGTCTGAAGAGGAATTTGAAGCTACACGAAGAAAGATCGAAAGCCGGAGAGAAATGGAAAGCCGAAGATCCTCaaaaaaggcaaagcaaaaataA